gctgtggacaacgatgacgatgattgGGATTAATTCATTTATTCGTCATCGTGAAGAAACCAAGGGGATCTCGACTATCACAGGATCTTAAGCATGATCGCAACCACGTGGCTTGGTCTACGCATACTTCAAGCTTTTTGGTAGCGAACTCAGTTCGGACTACCTACCAAAATGTATATGGTTTGGTCATTGAGGTCACCCGGCGGGTCTGGGTCATTGAAGGTCGAACGATTGAGAACTCAGTTCACACATGCACTGGGGAGTCAACAACGGCCTTCTGTATACATAACCAACCATGTACAAGACAGCAATAAAGAAAACAAATATTCAAATCAATGTGCCACTTGGTCAAATGCAAGGCAAGGCCATGGTCCAAATTCAATCCAAGGGCGTATACAATAGAAGCGAATGCAAGAAAACACAGGATAACGAGCGACAGCGTAGAAAATAAATACCAAATCCATTGTAACCAAATCATCACGCCCGCTCAATCAACCTTTAAACCCATATAATAATACCCAAAGTTCGAATCCAACCGAGCAGAAAAGACCAACCAGCACAAACGTAAGACCGTCACAGGTCAAAACTCCAAATCAACATAACATACATCAAATCATAATAAGCCATCACTGTCCTCCAACGCACTCTCCTCGATCGCTTTTTGTATATGGCACTCCCGAAATGCAGGACCCTGCCCATCACACTGCGCAGCATTTTtcaacctcctcgtcaccccCGCAATGTCAACAAGCCCCTTCTTAAACGACTCATGCTCATGTATCATATCCCACGTCGCCCCGGCATCGTACAGCCGCTCCCCGGAAACCTTGCAATACGTCACCCGGTGCAACCGCGCCGATTGTCCCACCGGTACAAGATCGGAATAGAAGTCAGTCGGTGAGTAGGTCATTGGTCCTGTCTGCGCTGGGCCGGATGATGCTGGCCGTCGTTGGCCGTCACCACCttcgccgccagcgccgggcCCATTTGTCGTCGCACGTAGGATCTCGTTCTCAGTGCTGTACCGGGTCAGTTCGCGCTTTAGGCGGTCGTTGTCGGCGCTCAGGGTGTTTGATTCTTGCTGCAGGTTGTTGACCTTTTCTTCGAGGTCGCGGACGTGTCGCTCTTTGCGTTCGCGGAAGGCTCGTTGACTGAGAGAAAAAAAACCCCCAAGATAATTAGTTAGACCTCTTCCCTAGATAGGCATCTATCATTTGAGTTTGGCGTGGGGCAAACATACGCAGCTCGATTCTGCGCCTTGCGCTTACTCTGCGCTGGCGCGCCGGCCAGCCcctccttgtctttctcctCACTGCTACTGCGCATCAAACCCGGGTCGGCGAGGAATTCATCTCGACCTTCGAACGATCCTGGGTAATGACTGGGACCGAGATGTTCGCCGCTTGAAACGGACTGTTTCGTGTAGGAGTCTGGCGGGGATTGCGGAGGGCGACCGAATGGTTGCTCTGTGGTGGCATTGAAAGACGGATCGAACGGAGGCTGATAGTTCTGCGCCAACCAGTCAATACTCGGTGACCTCTCGATTTAAGCGGCGACTTGAGTAGGCAAACAGCACATACCAGAGGATCAAACGAGCCGGGGATATCATCGTTTTGGGCAGTCTGGTTTGGCGTGGGGAGCCCGTAGAGCGAAAACGAGGGCTGCTGTGAGGGGTGGCCGCCGTAGTAGGGGTATTGGTCCATCGCGGGGTCTCAATGTGAATTCAGTGATGCTGTAGCTAAATTACAACAAGAAAATTCCCAGATGGCTAGAGGGTTGGGCGTATATATAGATGGGTTGAAAGTCTAGAACTCTCCAAAGCTGGgggccaggaagaagattggCTCAACGAGTGGTTCGCCGCCCTCATCCATGTTTCCCGCCATCCATCATCGAAAAGACTGCAAATATGATGCTGATAATCTAAATCCTTTACAGATATTTGTCAGTGATTATCATCTCTTCAGCTCTCATCGACTATCCTGTCGCTCGTATTCTGCGTGCTTCTGTTTGCCTCTGCCCAGCGCCCGATACGACGTGGGAGTTACATTGCATAACGCTTACGAACGACTCGCAGCCAAGTCGCAATTGTTCGGCTGAGGAAGCAAAGACCTCAAAAATTTCAAAACATCTTACAAAGCTAATAGTCAGGTTCTATAAATCATAGTAGGCTGCAGAATGCAAAGTGTGTATATTAGATGCTCTATCCGAGAGAACTGGCCAAAGAGATTCGGCTTCGTGCGTGCATTGGCTGGTTACAACGCAACAGTCATGATTCTCTTTCGGCTTCGTCCACATATGAATAGGTTCAATGGGTGTAAACAGTTGGATCaagtttaaaaaaaaaacagcATATATTGACGTAATACCACCCCGGAAGCGACCCTAGCCATTTCCATCGCCATTCACCCCATACCAGATGTGCTCGCGTAGAACATCGCTCTCTGCTTCCTTCAGCTAATCGACGATAAGCCGAAAGCATTCGTTCCAAAAAGCGACCCTTCCACTACATCCATAACTAGCCATCCCCAACACGTCTTCGCCAGTCGTTCCTTCATACTCCTTCGTCCCCAATAGTACGTCAATAAGCCACAAGGACGGTTTGACAATGTCAATAACAAAGCTCTGGTGCAGTGCGGGAAAGTGGGAAAAACAAAAACTCAAAAGCCATAACATGCACAAACAGGGGAAAGTGGGCAGACAGTGGTCGAAAAACCGTCCTTTTGAAGTCTGGTAGATCCGACGAGCAGTCGACGTCAGATGAAACCACACTTCAACAAAAGACTATTTGTTCGATTTTTGCATCTCCTTCAGTCCTAGTCACACCGGCCGTCCACGGATGTATATTTCAATGTTGAAACATCCGAGGAATTGGGACAACCAGCTAGCTGAGACGTAAACATAGCCACAATAAAAGCGTTTCAAAGTCGGTATCGGGGCCTTCCACATTAACTCGCAATTCGAAAGGTGTTAAAGAACCGCAGCGAACGAATTGACGTTCCGAGATTGTTGAAAGGTTCAAAGTTGAACGGTGCCGATACTCGAGGGAATAAAAGGTGAAAACGCGGTCGGATCGAAGCGGTGAACACCGGAAGACGATCGAAAAAAACGGGTAGATGGCTAACAGAGAATGCAAAGGAAATATAAATGAAAATAGGAGGGGAGACCCAATGCGTAAAAGTTCCGAACGGTTTGCTGCACCTTGCAGGAAAGGTAACTAGAACGAGGATAGTCCCGGGCTCCTTGGCTAGCATCATGCCAACAGACAGGAAACTAGGCTGCATAAATTGAAGAGGACAGCGGACACATGTCAAGCTCAACCAATATGCTGCACAATTTAATACCACGAAGGTCCGAGCCCATCGTCCCGCTTCGAGCGGCTAGCACCAGGTCCATGAGTACCCGAAGCAGCAACCTTAGAAGCAGAACGCAGCCTAACGCCGAAGACTATGAGATTAGTCAGATTCTAGGAACCAAAAAAAGTATTTAGGACCTCCACGTGCAAAGCAAGGCCGCACCGAAGAACGAAACGCAGAAGGGAGGGAGTTCCCTACACGGAACCTAGGTTTTAGATACTCACATCCTGTCGCTCCCTCCCACAGCACGGTTGGTGTCGGGGGTGTTGTCGAGGGTACCACGTTCCATGATCTTGCGACGCTGGCTCGAGATAGCACCGGGCTTGGCGGCGCCGCCAGACATGGGTATGTTTCCACCTTGGCGACGCTGTTGGTCCTCGGcctccttatccttcttGGCGTCCACGATCATGGCGGCGTTCTTCTGGTACTTGTAAACGGTCCAGTCAAAGACGTAGTCGTACTGGAATGACTCGCGAACGAACAAGTCACGGAAGATCTTGCGAAGGTAGGAATAATCTGGCTTGTCATCGAAACGCAGGGAACGGGTGTAGTTCAGATAGATGGAGAATTCGTTGGGGAATCCACGGCAGAGAACCTCGGTGGGGGTtgtcatcttcttctccatgatACGGTCGTACTTCTGCTTTTTAGTAGCAGCCTTCAGGCCCTGCCACGGGAGAGTGCCCCGGCAGAAGTACAGCATAACATAACCCAGGGACTCCATGTCATCACGGCGAGACTGTTCGACGCCCAAGTGAGTGTTGATACTGGCGTAACGAGCCGTTCCGGTCAGGTTTTTGTTCTCGCGGTAGGGAATGTGGAAGTGCGTCTTGGGGTCCCGGTATTTCTTGGCCAGACCGAAATCGATAACATTGACCTGGTTTCCGCGCTTGCCAATACCCATCAGGAAGTTGTCGGGCTTAATATCACGGTGAATGAATGATTTGGCGTGAATGTATTCGATGCGGGATATAAGTTGGTCGGCAAGCAGAAGCACGGTCTTAAGGGAGAACTTGCGGTTGCAGAAGTTGAAAAGATCCTCCAGGCTGGGTCCGAGCAGATCGATCACCATGGCGTTGTAGTCACACTCAGTACCGAACCAGCGAACGAACGGAATACCAACACCACCGGCAAGAGACTTGTAAACACGGGCTTCATATTCAAGTTGAGGGTGCTTGGCCTTGACACTTTCGAGCTTGATGGCGATTTCCTCGCCGGAGATAATGTTGGTGCCTATGTAAAGTCAATGACCATCCCTCCATATATTCACCAAACGACAGGAGCATCCACGTACCAAGATAGATGTCACCGAAACTACCGCTTCCGATCTTACGGCCAATACGGTACTTATTACCGACACGCAAGTCCTAGGCACGGTCAGAAACCATAAAGGATTTGGCATAAAATATGACGAATAGCTTACCATAGTCGTCATCTTGCTGGAATATAAGCTCAGTGAGCTGTGATCTAGAAGgttattagaatataagaGATACGTGCACCGGTCGATAAtcgaggaaagaagaaaaagaggagacTGTGTGAAAAGGCATTTGTTGGGGGGCAAGGCATAAATGTCACGATAGAGCGAGGCTGAGCCTTTTGGATGAGACCTGGCCAGCAAATGCCGAAAAACGAGGCTGAGACCCCCCAGAAAT
This genomic interval from Aspergillus puulaauensis MK2 DNA, chromosome 7, nearly complete sequence contains the following:
- the rsmA gene encoding putative bZIP transcription factor (Fcr3) (COG:K;~EggNog:ENOG410PMSR;~InterPro:IPR004827,IPR023167;~PFAM:PF00170;~go_function: GO:0003700 - DNA-binding transcription factor activity [Evidence IEA];~go_process: GO:0006355 - regulation of transcription, DNA-templated [Evidence IEA]); translated protein: MDQYPYYGGHPSQQPSFSLYGLPTPNQTAQNDDIPGSFDPLNYQPPFDPSFNATTEQPFGRPPQSPPDSYTKQSVSSGEHLGPSHYPGSFEGRDEFLADPGLMRSSSEEKDKEGLAGAPAQSKRKAQNRAAQRAFRERKERHVRDLEEKVNNLQQESNTLSADNDRLKRELTRYSTENEILRATTNGPGAGGEGGDGQRRPASSGPAQTGPMTYSPTDFYSDLVPVGQSARLHRVTYCKVSGERLYDAGATWDMIHEHESFKKGLVDIAGVTRRLKNAAQCDGQGPAFRECHIQKAIEESALEDSDGLL
- the HRR25 gene encoding casein kinase 1 family protein (COG:T;~EggNog:ENOG410PFS3;~InterPro:IPR017441,IPR008271,IPR030509,IPR000719, IPR011009;~PFAM:PF07714,PF00069;~go_function: GO:0004672 - protein kinase activity [Evidence IEA];~go_function: GO:0005524 - ATP binding [Evidence IEA];~go_process: GO:0006468 - protein phosphorylation [Evidence IEA]), giving the protein MTTMDLRVGNKYRIGRKIGSGSFGDIYLGTNIISGEEIAIKLESVKAKHPQLEYEARVYKSLAGGVGIPFVRWFGTECDYNAMVIDLLGPSLEDLFNFCNRKFSLKTVLLLADQLISRIEYIHAKSFIHRDIKPDNFLMGIGKRGNQVNVIDFGLAKKYRDPKTHFHIPYRENKNLTGTARYASINTHLGVEQSRRDDMESLGYVMLYFCRGTLPWQGLKAATKKQKYDRIMEKKMTTPTEVLCRGFPNEFSIYLNYTRSLRFDDKPDYSYLRKIFRDLFVRESFQYDYVFDWTVYKYQKNAAMIVDAKKDKEAEDQQRRQGGNIPMSGGAAKPGAISSQRRKIMERGTLDNTPDTNRAVGGSDRMLRSASKVAASGTHGPGASRSKRDDGLGPSWY